In Gossypium hirsutum isolate 1008001.06 chromosome D06, Gossypium_hirsutum_v2.1, whole genome shotgun sequence, one genomic interval encodes:
- the LOC121218301 gene encoding uncharacterized protein, whose translation MPRRKMRDVGIVQNAPNSAKTNSEERTAIGSSNVSNTLEDPTEVQTENGGTRRGRVCTLLRELYELDPVERVKVGRNSFGQPVGTETRLLAGYLGILARNANMLPINYESWHKMLDSNKNQALDNIKARFALEVSDTYVKKALGKIWRDHKSTLKKDYYKTKTTLEEKLHNVPPGMLRYQWEEAVRFWQSKKGGDRERVGKSSRQKQKFTHTAGSKSFACVAEAEVFLIF comes from the exons atgcctagaagaaaaatgcGAGATGTAGGCATTGTTCAAAATGCTCCAAATTCGGCAAAAACAAATAGTGAAGAACGGAcagctattggatcttcgaatgtttcgAATACACttgaggatcctacagaagttcaaa ctgaaaatggtgggacacGCAGAGGTCGAGTATGTACGttacttagagagttatacgagttagatccagtcgagcgtgtcaaagttggacgaaacagttttggtcagcctgttggaacAGAaactcgacttttagcaggatacttgggcattttagcacgaaatgcgaatatgttgcctatcaactacgagtcatggcataaaATGCTCGATagtaacaaaaaccaagccctcgataatattaag gcgaggtttgctttagaggtctcggatacttatgtaaagaaggcattgggaaaaatatggagagaccataaaagtactcTAAAGAAagattattataagacaaaaacaactcTCGAAGAGAAATTGCacaatgtcccgccgggtatgctAAGGTATCAATGGGAAGaagcggttagattttggcaatCGAAGAAAGGCGGg gatcgtgaacgagttggaaaaagcagcagacaaaaacagaaattcactcacacagccgggtcgaaaagttttgcatgtgtagctgaggcggaggtatttttaattttttaa